A stretch of Arthrobacter sunyaminii DNA encodes these proteins:
- a CDS encoding response regulator: MTGTLSNPSGSDIPEPAPIRVALVDDQQLVRGGFKMLINSQPDLTVVAEAGNGEEAVRALSAVRADVVLMDVRMPGMDGIEATSRILERAAAQPKGSSDAELKVVVLTTFDLDEYALSAIRAGASGFLLKDAPPEELLDAIRTVYRGDAVIAPSTTRRLLDHVAPLLREPTAEVSRHAADVERLTPREHEVFGLIAQGLSNPEIAAHLFLSDATVKTHVGHILAKLGARDRVQAVVIAYETGIVAP, translated from the coding sequence ATGACCGGCACCCTGTCCAACCCTTCCGGCAGCGACATCCCCGAGCCCGCGCCCATCCGGGTGGCCCTGGTCGATGACCAGCAGCTGGTCCGCGGCGGCTTCAAGATGCTGATCAATTCCCAGCCCGACCTGACCGTGGTGGCCGAGGCAGGCAACGGCGAGGAAGCGGTGCGCGCGCTCTCCGCCGTGCGCGCCGACGTCGTCCTCATGGACGTGCGCATGCCCGGGATGGACGGCATCGAGGCAACCTCCCGGATCCTGGAGCGCGCCGCGGCGCAGCCCAAGGGATCCAGCGACGCCGAGCTCAAGGTGGTGGTGCTGACCACCTTCGACCTGGACGAGTACGCGCTGTCCGCGATCCGTGCCGGAGCCAGCGGTTTCCTGCTCAAGGACGCCCCGCCGGAAGAACTCCTCGACGCCATCCGCACCGTGTACCGCGGCGACGCGGTGATTGCGCCGTCGACCACCCGCAGGCTGCTGGACCATGTGGCTCCCCTGCTCCGCGAGCCCACCGCCGAGGTCAGCCGGCATGCGGCCGACGTCGAACGCCTCACCCCCCGCGAGCACGAAGTCTTCGGACTGATCGCGCAGGGACTCTCCAATCCCGAAATCGCCGCGCACCTGTTCCTCTCCGACGCCACAGTGAAAACGCACGTGGGCCACATCCTGGCCAAGCTCGGCGCCCGGGACCGCGTGCAGGCTGTGGTGATTGCCTACGAAACCGGTATCGTCGCACCGTAG
- a CDS encoding MBL fold metallo-hydrolase produces MSTTTLTRSSPLTRFALAPNPGPMSLEGTNSYVIAAEDSDHVVVVDPGPLDEAHLQLLASAGTVELVLITHRHPDHTEASVRFAEMTGAPVRAFHPAYCVDGDPLVDGEVVHAGGVDITVLATPGHTSDSVCFHLPADGPGGSVLTGDTILGRGTTVLDFPDGTLGDYFASLERLSELGHATVLPAHGPVLSDLSTVVLTYRDHRQERLEQIRAALEEAGEGASVSEVADLVYADVPANVRGAAELSVAAQLQYLRGNDPL; encoded by the coding sequence ATGTCCACCACCACCCTGACCCGCAGCAGCCCGCTGACCCGCTTTGCCCTGGCGCCGAACCCCGGTCCCATGAGTCTGGAGGGAACCAACAGCTATGTCATTGCTGCCGAGGATTCAGACCATGTGGTGGTGGTGGACCCGGGGCCCCTGGATGAAGCGCACCTGCAGCTGCTGGCGTCCGCCGGGACTGTGGAACTGGTCCTCATTACACACCGGCACCCCGACCACACCGAGGCAAGCGTACGGTTTGCCGAAATGACCGGGGCACCTGTCCGTGCCTTCCACCCTGCCTACTGCGTGGACGGAGATCCGCTCGTTGACGGTGAAGTGGTGCACGCCGGGGGAGTGGACATCACGGTCCTGGCCACCCCCGGCCACACCTCGGATTCCGTCTGCTTCCACCTTCCCGCCGACGGGCCGGGCGGATCCGTCCTGACCGGCGACACGATCCTGGGGCGCGGCACCACAGTTCTGGACTTCCCGGACGGAACACTCGGAGACTATTTCGCCAGCCTGGAACGGTTGTCAGAGCTGGGGCATGCAACGGTGCTTCCGGCGCACGGGCCCGTGCTCTCTGACCTCAGCACAGTGGTCCTGACCTACCGGGACCACCGTCAGGAGCGTTTGGAGCAGATTCGCGCCGCGCTGGAGGAAGCAGGAGAAGGAGCCTCCGTTTCCGAGGTGGCGGACCTGGTCTACGCCGATGTGCCGGCCAACGTCCGCGGAGCGGCGGAACTGTCAGTGGCTGCCCAGCTGCAGTATCTGCGGGGCAACGATCCGCTGTGA
- a CDS encoding ABC transporter ATP-binding protein: MTTLTEKSSVPGGTTAAAAARSLNKTYGSGDTAVHALSDVDVTFDAGTFTAIMGPSGSGKSTLMHCLAGLDTADSGRIWIGDTEITSLKDAELTRLRRDSVGFVFQSFNLVPTLTAEQNITLPVALANGKVDQSWLEYITETLGLTGRLKHRPHELSGGQQQRVAVARALLTRPHVVFGDEPTGNLDSKSGAEVLSLLRRSTREMGQSIIMVTHDPVAASYADRVVLMNDGALVGELANPTPETVLAALTKLGA; encoded by the coding sequence ATGACAACCCTTACTGAGAAATCTTCCGTGCCCGGCGGCACCACGGCCGCCGCTGCCGCACGGTCCCTGAACAAGACTTACGGCTCCGGCGACACCGCCGTCCACGCACTGTCCGACGTTGACGTCACCTTTGACGCCGGCACCTTCACCGCCATCATGGGACCGTCCGGATCCGGCAAATCCACCCTCATGCACTGCCTCGCGGGACTGGACACGGCTGACTCGGGCAGGATCTGGATCGGGGACACGGAGATCACATCTCTGAAGGACGCCGAGCTGACCCGCCTGCGCCGCGACAGCGTGGGCTTTGTGTTCCAGTCCTTCAACCTGGTGCCCACCCTCACGGCCGAACAGAACATCACGCTGCCCGTGGCCCTGGCCAACGGCAAGGTGGACCAGTCATGGCTGGAGTACATCACGGAGACCCTGGGTTTGACCGGCCGGCTCAAGCACCGCCCCCACGAGCTCTCCGGCGGCCAGCAGCAGCGCGTCGCCGTCGCCCGCGCCCTGCTGACCCGCCCTCATGTGGTCTTCGGCGACGAGCCCACCGGCAACCTGGATTCGAAGTCCGGCGCCGAGGTACTCTCCCTGCTGCGCCGCTCCACCCGGGAAATGGGCCAGAGCATCATTATGGTCACCCACGATCCGGTGGCTGCTTCCTACGCCGACCGCGTGGTCCTGATGAACGACGGCGCGCTGGTGGGGGAACTGGCCAACCCGACGCCGGAGACCGTGCTCGCAGCCCTGACCAAACTGGGAGCCTGA
- a CDS encoding sensor histidine kinase, whose product MLVHRRIQAWLQANPFKVDTTLMLFGVLFFVLSATAVGSPHPVFDIVVSLGIVVPLAWRRTRPVLSGSITAFFCLMQVIFSGFPLPADIVVLATVYALAAYAPRWASLGGLALALIGGMLFVFRYFANPFEGLGTMTAAMFVFNVIAFDAVILVAWTFGDLARTRRLALQALEDRARRLETERQQERDLAAADERSHIAREMHDIVAHSLSVIITQADGARYASAQDPEIAVKTLGTIAETGRGSLREMRRLLGVLRGDELASTRPLPSLADVDSLVDAVKRAGLEVSVHRTGAMRRQLPAGAELTAYRVIQESLTNVLKHAGPSVRADVELEWTSRGLEVRVFDDGRGAGADAAPPAPPAAGSGQGINGMAERVALYDGKLVAAPAVGGGFRVTAFIPYTEA is encoded by the coding sequence ATGCTCGTGCACCGCCGAATCCAAGCCTGGCTGCAGGCCAATCCCTTCAAGGTAGACACCACTCTCATGCTTTTCGGTGTGCTCTTCTTTGTGCTTTCGGCAACGGCGGTCGGAAGCCCGCATCCGGTATTCGACATCGTCGTGTCCCTGGGCATTGTGGTGCCCCTGGCATGGCGCCGGACCCGGCCGGTGCTGTCCGGCAGCATCACCGCCTTTTTCTGTTTGATGCAGGTGATTTTCAGCGGTTTCCCCCTGCCGGCGGACATCGTGGTCCTGGCAACGGTCTATGCGCTGGCCGCCTATGCACCGCGCTGGGCGAGCCTGGGCGGGTTGGCCCTGGCGCTGATCGGCGGGATGCTGTTTGTTTTCCGCTACTTCGCCAACCCCTTTGAGGGGCTTGGGACCATGACCGCGGCCATGTTCGTCTTCAACGTCATTGCCTTTGACGCCGTCATCCTGGTGGCCTGGACCTTCGGCGACCTGGCCCGCACCCGCAGATTGGCCCTCCAGGCACTGGAGGACAGAGCACGACGGCTGGAGACCGAGCGGCAGCAGGAACGCGATCTCGCCGCCGCTGACGAGCGCTCCCACATTGCCCGGGAAATGCACGACATTGTGGCCCATTCCCTTTCGGTCATCATCACCCAGGCGGACGGCGCCCGGTACGCGAGCGCCCAGGATCCCGAAATTGCCGTCAAGACTCTCGGCACCATCGCGGAGACGGGCCGCGGATCGCTGCGTGAAATGCGGCGCCTGCTCGGGGTGCTGCGCGGCGACGAGCTGGCTTCCACGCGCCCGCTGCCCTCGCTGGCCGACGTCGATTCCCTGGTGGACGCGGTCAAACGCGCCGGCCTGGAGGTGAGCGTGCATCGGACGGGAGCCATGCGGCGCCAGCTTCCCGCCGGAGCGGAGCTCACCGCGTACCGGGTCATCCAGGAGTCACTCACCAACGTGCTCAAGCACGCCGGCCCATCGGTGCGGGCGGACGTGGAGCTGGAGTGGACGTCCCGCGGCCTGGAGGTCCGGGTGTTCGACGACGGACGCGGCGCCGGCGCGGATGCCGCGCCGCCGGCTCCCCCGGCCGCCGGTTCCGGCCAGGGCATCAATGGCATGGCGGAGCGGGTGGCCCTCTACGATGGAAAACTGGTGGCCGCACCCGCAGTCGGCGGAGGATTCCGCGTTACCGCATTCATTCCCTATACGGAGGCCTGA
- a CDS encoding 3-isopropylmalate dehydrogenase — protein MSEESSTVSLAVIPGDGIGPEVTAEAVKVLLAVTDGGPVRLELTEYPLGAEHWLATGETLPDSTLEALKGHDAILFGAVGAAPGDKSIPSGLLEREMLLKLRFSLDHYVNLRPSRLYPGVASPLANPGTVDFIVVREGTEGPYTGNGGVLREGTPHEVATEVSLNTAYGVERVVRDAFRRASERPRKKLTLVHKHNVLVYAGRLWKRTVERVAVEFPEVSHDYLHVDAATIFLVTDPSRFDVIVTDNLFGDIITDLAAAVTGGIGLAASGNINMDGTFPSMFEPVHGSAPDIAGQQKADPTAAILSAALLLRHLGLEKEAARVEQAVEEDLAARTGEPRTTAEVGNAIAAAVS, from the coding sequence ATGAGCGAAGAGTCCTCCACTGTTTCCCTGGCCGTCATTCCCGGTGACGGCATCGGTCCTGAAGTCACTGCCGAGGCCGTTAAGGTACTCCTTGCGGTGACGGACGGCGGCCCCGTGCGCCTCGAGCTGACTGAGTATCCGCTTGGCGCCGAGCACTGGCTGGCCACGGGTGAAACCCTGCCGGACTCCACCCTGGAAGCGCTCAAGGGCCATGACGCCATCCTGTTCGGCGCCGTCGGGGCGGCTCCGGGGGATAAGAGCATTCCGTCCGGGCTTCTGGAGCGGGAAATGCTGCTCAAGCTGCGCTTCAGCCTGGACCACTACGTGAATCTGCGTCCGTCCCGGCTCTACCCCGGGGTCGCCAGCCCGCTGGCCAACCCCGGCACCGTGGATTTCATTGTGGTCCGCGAAGGCACCGAAGGCCCGTACACCGGCAACGGGGGAGTGCTCCGCGAAGGAACTCCGCACGAAGTTGCCACCGAGGTCTCCCTGAACACCGCCTACGGCGTGGAACGCGTGGTCCGGGATGCGTTCCGGCGCGCCAGCGAGCGTCCGCGCAAAAAACTCACCCTGGTGCACAAGCACAACGTGCTGGTCTACGCCGGCAGGCTCTGGAAGCGCACCGTGGAACGCGTCGCCGTCGAATTCCCCGAGGTCAGCCACGACTACCTGCACGTGGACGCGGCCACCATCTTCCTGGTGACTGATCCGTCACGCTTTGACGTGATCGTCACGGACAACCTCTTCGGCGACATCATCACGGACCTGGCTGCTGCTGTGACCGGCGGCATCGGACTGGCAGCGTCCGGCAACATCAACATGGACGGCACCTTTCCCTCCATGTTTGAACCGGTGCACGGTTCGGCCCCTGACATCGCAGGCCAGCAGAAAGCCGATCCCACGGCAGCCATCCTCTCCGCGGCGCTGCTGCTGCGCCACCTCGGGCTGGAAAAAGAAGCCGCCCGCGTGGAACAGGCGGTGGAGGAGGACCTCGCCGCACGCACCGGGGAACCGCGCACGACAGCGGAAGTCGGCAATGCGATAGCCGCAGCGGTGTCATAA
- a CDS encoding branched-chain amino acid aminotransferase, with protein MSVSALEFSQQLSAHPKSAQERAAILANPGFGDYFTDHTAVIDYKADETGTGIWQNARIEPYGPIAMDPAAAVLHYGQEIFEGLKAYRHADGSVWTFRPEANAARMNLSALRLALPELPEELFMESLRRLVSVDSDWIPEGDGAALYLRPFMIATEAFLGVRPAREVSYRVIASPAGNYFGGELKPVSIWLSTRYARAGIGGTGEAKCGGNYAASLIAQMEGEAHGCKQVLFLDAANDNAVEELGGMNVFFVFKDGSLVTPALSGTILHGVTRSSVIQLGRDRGLDVQERKITLDEWRDGVASGDITEVFACGTAAVITPVGELKTETETIGSADAVAGPVTMSIREQLLGVQTGTVEDTHGWLTRLA; from the coding sequence ATGTCTGTCAGCGCTCTGGAATTCTCCCAGCAGCTCTCTGCCCACCCAAAGTCGGCGCAGGAGCGTGCGGCCATACTGGCCAACCCCGGATTCGGAGACTACTTCACGGACCACACCGCGGTCATCGACTACAAGGCCGATGAAACCGGCACCGGTATCTGGCAGAACGCCCGGATTGAACCGTACGGTCCCATCGCCATGGATCCGGCCGCGGCCGTGCTGCACTACGGCCAGGAAATCTTCGAGGGGCTCAAGGCGTACCGGCATGCCGACGGCTCGGTGTGGACGTTCCGCCCGGAAGCCAACGCCGCCCGCATGAACCTCTCCGCCCTCCGTCTTGCCCTGCCGGAACTGCCTGAAGAGCTGTTCATGGAATCGCTCCGCCGGCTGGTGTCGGTGGATTCGGACTGGATCCCCGAAGGCGACGGCGCCGCGCTCTACCTGCGCCCGTTCATGATCGCCACCGAAGCGTTCCTCGGCGTTCGCCCTGCACGCGAGGTGTCCTACCGTGTCATCGCCTCGCCCGCCGGCAACTACTTCGGCGGCGAACTGAAGCCCGTATCCATCTGGCTCTCCACCAGGTACGCCCGCGCCGGCATCGGCGGCACCGGCGAAGCCAAGTGCGGCGGCAATTACGCTGCTTCCCTGATCGCCCAGATGGAAGGCGAGGCGCACGGCTGCAAGCAGGTGCTGTTCCTGGACGCGGCCAATGACAACGCCGTGGAAGAACTCGGCGGGATGAACGTCTTCTTTGTCTTCAAAGACGGCAGCCTGGTCACGCCGGCACTGTCCGGCACCATCCTGCACGGCGTTACCCGCTCCTCCGTGATCCAGCTGGGCCGCGATCGCGGACTGGACGTCCAGGAACGGAAGATCACCCTGGATGAATGGCGCGACGGCGTGGCCTCCGGTGACATCACCGAGGTCTTCGCGTGCGGCACCGCTGCTGTCATCACGCCGGTGGGCGAACTAAAGACTGAAACCGAGACCATTGGATCGGCCGACGCCGTTGCCGGCCCGGTCACCATGTCCATCCGCGAACAGCTTCTGGGCGTTCAGACCGGCACCGTGGAAGATACCCACGGCTGGCTGACCCGACTGGCCTAA
- a CDS encoding fumarylacetoacetate hydrolase family protein codes for MRIARFVQDSDPAFGVVDGDEGQEEIAVIKGDPFFSGVQLTGERHKLEDVRLLAPIIPRSKVVGIGKNYADHAAEMGGEVPPAPLMFLKPNTSVIGPNDPIVLPAFSDEISYEAELAVVIGRICKDVPLDRVDEVVFGYTCANDLTARDAQRTDGQWARAKGFDTSCPLGPWIETDLDTDDVAVRGYLNGELVQDGNTSQMVWGVKELVSYVSQAFTLLPGDVILTGTPAGVGLISDGERYEVSIEGIGRLSNTARS; via the coding sequence ATGCGTATTGCTCGATTTGTACAAGACAGTGACCCAGCGTTCGGCGTCGTGGACGGAGACGAGGGCCAGGAAGAAATTGCCGTCATCAAGGGCGATCCGTTTTTCTCCGGCGTTCAGCTGACGGGGGAGCGCCACAAGCTGGAAGATGTCCGGCTGCTGGCACCGATCATTCCCCGCAGCAAGGTGGTGGGGATCGGCAAAAACTACGCCGATCATGCAGCCGAAATGGGCGGTGAAGTTCCGCCTGCTCCGCTGATGTTCCTCAAGCCCAACACCTCGGTCATCGGCCCCAACGATCCCATTGTGCTGCCGGCCTTCTCGGACGAGATCTCCTACGAGGCAGAACTTGCCGTCGTCATCGGCCGGATCTGCAAGGACGTGCCGCTGGACCGCGTGGACGAGGTTGTCTTTGGGTACACGTGTGCCAATGACCTGACCGCACGCGATGCCCAGCGCACCGATGGCCAGTGGGCCCGTGCCAAGGGCTTTGACACCTCCTGCCCCCTCGGCCCCTGGATTGAAACCGACCTGGACACTGACGATGTGGCCGTCCGCGGTTACCTCAACGGTGAGCTGGTGCAGGACGGGAACACGAGCCAGATGGTCTGGGGCGTGAAGGAACTTGTCTCCTACGTCTCCCAGGCCTTTACCCTGCTGCCCGGCGATGTCATCCTCACGGGCACGCCGGCAGGTGTAGGTCTCATCTCCGACGGGGAACGTTACGAGGTTTCCATCGAAGGCATCGGCCGCCTCTCGAACACCGCCCGCAGCTAA
- the gltX gene encoding glutamate--tRNA ligase, producing MTNLPSLADLPTVDDNTPVRVRFCPSPTGTPHVGLIRTALFNWAYAKHTGGKMVFRIEDTDTARDSEESFLQLLDALDWLGITWDEGVNVGGPHEPYRQSQRGEIYQDVIAKLKDAGHLYESYSTPEEIEARHRAAGRDIKLGYDNYDRDLTPEQIEAFKAEGRQPVLRVRMPDEDITFNDLVRGEITFKAGTVPDFVVVRANGAPLYTLVNPVDDALMGITHVLRGEDLLSSTPRQIALYRALIDVGVAQYMPLFGHLPYVMGGGNKKLSKRDPESSLFLHRERGFIPEGLLNYLSLLGWSLSADEDIFTVDQLVEHFDIHDVLANPARFDIKKAEAINGTHVRMLDPEDFRNRLVPYLRQAGLVGETLTAREEEILTEAAPLVQERITLLGEAPEMLAFLFKADDAIDVADDARKGLPENLTEVLDAAIAALEPVTDWTAENIQAALRTALVEEMDIKPRKAFGPVRTAVSGRRISPPLFESMVILGKDSSLARLNAFRNAG from the coding sequence ATGACTAACCTGCCTTCACTTGCCGACCTGCCCACCGTCGATGACAACACGCCAGTGCGCGTGCGGTTCTGTCCCTCACCCACCGGAACCCCGCACGTGGGCCTCATCCGGACCGCCCTGTTCAACTGGGCCTATGCCAAGCACACCGGCGGAAAAATGGTGTTCCGCATCGAGGACACCGACACCGCCCGTGACAGCGAAGAGAGCTTCCTGCAGCTTCTGGACGCCCTGGACTGGCTGGGCATCACCTGGGATGAAGGCGTCAACGTGGGCGGCCCGCATGAGCCGTACCGCCAGTCCCAGCGCGGTGAGATCTACCAGGACGTCATCGCCAAGCTCAAGGACGCCGGCCATCTGTACGAGTCCTACTCCACGCCGGAGGAGATCGAGGCCCGCCACCGTGCCGCCGGCCGCGACATCAAGCTCGGCTATGACAACTATGACCGCGACCTGACGCCTGAGCAGATCGAAGCCTTCAAGGCCGAGGGCCGGCAGCCGGTGCTGCGCGTGCGCATGCCCGATGAGGACATCACGTTCAACGACCTCGTGCGCGGCGAAATCACCTTCAAGGCCGGCACCGTTCCGGACTTTGTGGTGGTCCGCGCCAACGGCGCCCCGCTCTACACGCTCGTGAACCCGGTGGATGATGCGCTCATGGGCATCACCCACGTGCTTCGCGGCGAGGACCTGCTGTCCTCCACCCCGCGCCAGATTGCGCTTTACCGGGCCCTGATCGACGTCGGAGTCGCCCAGTACATGCCGCTCTTCGGCCACCTGCCCTACGTCATGGGCGGCGGCAACAAGAAGCTCTCCAAGCGCGACCCGGAGTCCAGCCTCTTCCTGCACCGCGAACGCGGCTTCATCCCCGAGGGCCTGCTCAATTACCTCTCCCTGCTGGGCTGGTCCCTGTCCGCGGACGAGGACATCTTTACCGTTGACCAGCTGGTGGAACACTTCGACATCCACGACGTCCTGGCCAACCCGGCCCGCTTTGACATCAAGAAGGCCGAAGCCATCAACGGCACCCACGTGCGGATGCTGGATCCCGAAGACTTCCGGAACCGGCTGGTGCCGTACCTGCGGCAGGCCGGGCTGGTGGGGGAGACCCTGACCGCCCGCGAAGAGGAAATCCTCACCGAGGCCGCCCCGCTGGTCCAGGAACGCATCACCCTGCTGGGTGAGGCTCCGGAGATGCTCGCTTTCCTGTTCAAGGCCGACGACGCCATTGACGTGGCCGACGACGCACGGAAGGGCCTGCCCGAGAACCTCACCGAGGTGCTGGACGCCGCCATCGCTGCGCTGGAACCGGTTACTGACTGGACGGCCGAGAACATCCAGGCAGCGCTGCGCACTGCCCTGGTGGAGGAGATGGACATCAAGCCGCGCAAGGCCTTTGGTCCGGTCCGCACCGCCGTGTCCGGCCGGCGCATCTCGCCGCCGCTGTTCGAATCCATGGTGATCCTGGGCAAGGACTCCTCGTTGGCCCGCCTGAATGCCTTCCGGAACGCAGGCTAG
- a CDS encoding MmcQ/YjbR family DNA-binding protein, producing the protein MSAEADVRSFCLGLPGVTERLSWQQPAWFARTLMARIWDDGVLTVKSPEREALAGTNPDTFFWTPHHDRSPLLVLVRLDRVDRGELEELLLESYRLAGPLPPTV; encoded by the coding sequence GTGTCCGCTGAAGCCGACGTCCGTTCCTTCTGCCTTGGCCTGCCCGGCGTCACCGAACGGCTCAGCTGGCAGCAGCCCGCGTGGTTTGCCCGGACCCTGATGGCGCGGATCTGGGATGACGGGGTTCTGACCGTCAAGTCTCCGGAACGGGAGGCACTGGCGGGCACCAACCCGGACACCTTCTTTTGGACGCCGCACCACGACCGTTCCCCGCTCTTGGTGCTGGTGCGGCTGGACCGGGTGGACCGCGGTGAACTGGAGGAACTGCTGCTGGAGTCCTACCGGCTGGCAGGCCCGCTTCCACCCACGGTATGA
- a CDS encoding HAD family hydrolase, with protein sequence MPLRPQVRGVLFDIDETLVDLQAAMGTTLQGLGEKDLAHFTPADWNTYTSLFAADPQGHYDAYLAGHLSFADQRVLRVQHAREQAGLAPLDSDAARMWNEAYEEMLPLHFRAFDDVVPLLDELDMRGIPYGAVSNNVHDYQRSKLDAAGLQRIEVLVGIDSVGAAKPDPAIFLEGVRLLGTEPGQTLYIGDNLRVDAVGACAAGLQGIWLDRAENPSPVRQESDAPADGDFRTVRSLSEVAALVGS encoded by the coding sequence ATGCCTTTGCGCCCGCAGGTCCGCGGGGTCCTCTTCGACATCGACGAGACCCTCGTGGACCTGCAGGCGGCCATGGGCACCACGCTTCAGGGACTCGGTGAAAAGGACCTGGCGCACTTCACCCCGGCGGACTGGAACACCTACACGTCCCTTTTCGCCGCTGACCCGCAGGGGCACTACGACGCCTACCTTGCCGGACACCTGAGTTTTGCCGACCAGCGGGTGCTGCGGGTGCAGCATGCCCGGGAGCAGGCAGGCCTGGCGCCGCTGGACAGCGACGCTGCAAGAATGTGGAACGAAGCCTATGAGGAAATGCTGCCCCTGCACTTTCGGGCGTTCGATGACGTGGTTCCGCTCCTCGACGAGCTGGATATGCGCGGTATTCCCTACGGCGCGGTGAGCAACAACGTCCACGACTACCAGCGGTCAAAGCTCGACGCCGCCGGCCTGCAGCGGATCGAGGTCCTGGTGGGCATCGACTCCGTCGGGGCGGCCAAACCGGACCCGGCAATCTTCCTGGAAGGGGTCCGCCTGCTCGGCACCGAGCCCGGACAGACCCTCTATATAGGGGACAATCTGCGCGTTGACGCCGTGGGGGCCTGCGCCGCCGGTTTGCAGGGGATTTGGCTCGACCGGGCGGAGAACCCGTCACCGGTGCGCCAGGAAAGTGACGCACCCGCGGACGGTGATTTCCGCACCGTGCGGTCCCTCAGCGAGGTGGCGGCTCTGGTGGGGAGCTGA